Sequence from the Alphaproteobacteria bacterium genome:
CCGGGAAAAAAACCGATTCTGGCGCTTGACGGGCATGGGGTGCATACATAGTATGCGCCCACCTTTCCGGGAGCTGGTGGTGAAACGTCCGTTTCAGACGCAGCGCCCAACGTCTCAGACGTTTGAAAAATAGAGCTTTTTGGCTCGCGAGAGAACAAGCGCCGCCGGGCGGTGGACAGTTCGCCGGTGGCGCGACGCAGTTGGCGCCGGCCCGATGAGGGGCCGGGACCGGCATGCGCCGGACGCGCGCTCGCACGCGCGGGACAAATTTTGGAAAGAGCGCCGGGTTCGGGGCTTTCGTTTAGACAAATCGAGGTCATTGCAGATGCCGACCATCAACCAGCTCGTCCGCAAGGGGCGGGTCCGCCCGAAGGAGCGCAACAAGGTGCCGGCGCTCCAGGCCTGCCCGCAGCGCCGGGGCGTGTGCACACGCGTTTACACGACGACGCCGAAGAAGCCGAACTCAGCCTTGCGGAAAGTGGCCCGCGTCCGGCTTACCAACGGTTTCGAGGTCACGAGCTACATTCCTGGCGAGGGCCATAACCTGCAGGAGCACTCCGTGGTCCTGATCCGAGGCGGGCGCGTGAAGGACTTGCCGGGCGTCCGATATCATGTGGTCCGTGGCACCCTCGATACCCAGGGTGTGAAGGACCGCCGCCAGCGCCGTTCGAAATACGGCGCCAAGCGGCCGAAATAGGGGGCTGGGATGTCACGTCGCCATCGTGCCGAACGACGGGAGGTCATGCCGGATGCCAGGTTTGGCGACCGGGTCCTGACCCGCTTCATCAATGCCCTGATGTCGGATGGCCGCAAGGCCACGGCGGAAGGGATCATGTATGGCGCCCTGACTACCATCGCGGACCGGACGGGCCAGGACTCGCTCAAGGTTTTTCGCGACGCGCTTGGAAATGTGCGCCCCAATCTGGAAGTGCGTTCCCGCCGGGTCGGCGGTGCCACGTATCAGGTGCCGGTGGAAGTGCGGGCGGACCGGGCGCAGGCCCTGGCCATCCGCTGGCTGATTCAGGCGGCCCAGAGCCGGTCGGAAAAGACAATGTCGGACAAGCTGTCCGGCGAATTGGTGGATGCGGCCAATAACCGGGGCGCAGCCATCAAGAAGCGCGAAGACACGCACCGCATGGCGGAAGCAAACCGCGCATTCTCTCACTACCGCTGGTAACGGATCCGGCGGCAGCTGTTTTTACGGAACAAGGCAATGACACGCGAAACCGACATCACCCGTTATCGCAATATCGGCATCATGGCCCACATCGATGCCGGTAAGACAACGACGACGGAGCGGATTCTTTTTTACACTGGCCGATCCTACAAGATCGGCGAGGTGCACGACGGTGCCGCGGTCATGGATTGGATGGAGCAGGAGCAGGAGCGCGGCATCACCATCACATCCGCCGCGACCACAGCGTTTTGGCGCGAGCATCGGATTAACATTATCGATACGCCGGGCCATGTCGATTTCACCATTGAGGTGGAGCGCTCGCTCCGCGTCCTCGACGGCGCCGTGGCGGTCTTCGACGGCGTCGCTGGCGTAGAGCCGCAATCGGAAACAGTCTGGCGCCAGGCCGATAAATACGGCGTCCCCCGCATCTGCTTTATCAACAAGCTGGACCGGATGGGCGCCGATTTCTTTTACTGCGTCCGGACGATCATCGATCGTCTTGCTGCGAAGCCTCTCGTGCTGCAATTGCCGATCGGCGCGGAAGCCGATTTCGTGGGTGTCGTGGACCTTGTCGAGAACCGGGCCATTGTCTGGAAGGATGAGACCCTCGGTGCGGAATTCGAGTACCGCGAAATTCCCGCCGACCTGAAGGCCCAGGCCGAAGAATATCGTACCAGCCTGATCGAGGCGGCCGTCGAGCTGGATGACGAGGCGCTGGAGAAATATCTTGGCGGCGAAGAGGTCGATGGCGACACGCTGCGCAAATGCATCCGCAAGGGGACGCTTGAAGGCGCCTTCGTTCCGGTCATGTGCGGCTCGGCCTTCAAGAACAAGGGTGTTCAGCCGCTTCTGGACGCGGTTGTCGACTATCTTCCGTCACCGGTCGACGTGCCGAGCGTTCGGGGTGTTGACGCCAAGTCGGGCGACGAGATGACTCGTCCCAGCGACGACGACCAACCGCTCGCCGGCCTCGCGTTCAAGATCATGAACGATCCCTTCGTAGGGTCTCTTACGTTTGTCCGGATTTACTCGGGCATCATGACGACGGGGTCCTCCGTCCTCAATTCGGTCAAGGGCGAGCGCGAGCGCATCGGGCGGATGCTGCTGATGCACGCCAACCACCGTGAAGACATCAAGGAGGCAACGGCGGGCGACATTATCGCCGTGGCCGGGCTCAAGCAGACGACGACGGGGGATACCCTCTGCGCGCCGGAAAAGCCCATCATTCTCGAGCGGATGGAATTTCCCGACCCGGTGATCGAGGTCGCGGTCGAGCCCAAGACCAAGGCCGATCAGGAGAAGATGGGCGTCGGACTGAACCGGCTGGCGGCCGAAGACCCCTCCTTCCGGGTCGGCACCGACGAGGAAAGCGGACAAACGATCATCAAGGGAATGGGCGAGCTTCACCTCGAAATTATCGTCGACCGCCTGCGCCGCGAATTCAAGGTCGACGCGAATGTCGGCTCTCCGCAGGTCGCCTACCGCGAAACAATCACGCGCGCCTCCGACATTGATTATACCCACAAGAAGCAGACGGGTGGTTCGGGGCAGTTTGCCCGGATCAAGATCCGTTTCGAGCCGCTCGAGCCGGGCTCGGGCTTTATCTTTGAAGAGACAATCAAGGGCGGCAACGTCCCGACGGAATACATCCCGGGCGTTGAAAAAGGCCTCAAGCTGGCGAACGACGCGGGCATTCTCGCCGGATTTCCGGTGATCGACTACAAGGCGACCCTTTATGACGGCGCCTACCATGACGTTGATTCGAGCGTCCTCGCCTTTGAAATCGCCGCTCGCGCCGCTTTCAAGGAGGGCATGCAGAAGTCAGGCCCGGCGCTGCTGGAGCCCATCATGAGCGTTGAGGTGGTGACGCCGGAAGATTACATGGGCGACATCATTGGTGACCTCAACAGCCGGCGGGGCCAGGTCAGCCATATGGATCAGCGCGGCAACGCGCGCGTGATCGACGCAATGGTGCCGCTGGC
This genomic interval carries:
- the rpsL gene encoding 30S ribosomal protein S12, which gives rise to MPTINQLVRKGRVRPKERNKVPALQACPQRRGVCTRVYTTTPKKPNSALRKVARVRLTNGFEVTSYIPGEGHNLQEHSVVLIRGGRVKDLPGVRYHVVRGTLDTQGVKDRRQRRSKYGAKRPK
- the rpsG gene encoding 30S ribosomal protein S7 gives rise to the protein MSRRHRAERREVMPDARFGDRVLTRFINALMSDGRKATAEGIMYGALTTIADRTGQDSLKVFRDALGNVRPNLEVRSRRVGGATYQVPVEVRADRAQALAIRWLIQAAQSRSEKTMSDKLSGELVDAANNRGAAIKKREDTHRMAEANRAFSHYRW
- the fusA gene encoding elongation factor G; the encoded protein is MTRETDITRYRNIGIMAHIDAGKTTTTERILFYTGRSYKIGEVHDGAAVMDWMEQEQERGITITSAATTAFWREHRINIIDTPGHVDFTIEVERSLRVLDGAVAVFDGVAGVEPQSETVWRQADKYGVPRICFINKLDRMGADFFYCVRTIIDRLAAKPLVLQLPIGAEADFVGVVDLVENRAIVWKDETLGAEFEYREIPADLKAQAEEYRTSLIEAAVELDDEALEKYLGGEEVDGDTLRKCIRKGTLEGAFVPVMCGSAFKNKGVQPLLDAVVDYLPSPVDVPSVRGVDAKSGDEMTRPSDDDQPLAGLAFKIMNDPFVGSLTFVRIYSGIMTTGSSVLNSVKGERERIGRMLLMHANHREDIKEATAGDIIAVAGLKQTTTGDTLCAPEKPIILERMEFPDPVIEVAVEPKTKADQEKMGVGLNRLAAEDPSFRVGTDEESGQTIIKGMGELHLEIIVDRLRREFKVDANVGSPQVAYRETITRASDIDYTHKKQTGGSGQFARIKIRFEPLEPGSGFIFEETIKGGNVPTEYIPGVEKGLKLANDAGILAGFPVIDYKATLYDGAYHDVDSSVLAFEIAARAAFKEGMQKSGPALLEPIMSVEVVTPEDYMGDIIGDLNSRRGQVSHMDQRGNARVIDAMVPLANMFGYVNTLRSASQGRATFTMQFDHYAQVPQQVADEVRAKLA